In Pseudomonas rhizosphaerae, one DNA window encodes the following:
- a CDS encoding MFS transporter translates to MNKQSNGTSFWLIALAFLITMVGTTLPTPLYALYQQHLGFGPTWVTLIFAIYAAGVILALLAVGSWSDQLGRRPMLLAGLAMGAVSAVIFLCTDSIGGLLVARLISGFSAGIMTGTGTVAVIEAAPKRWQANATLVATAANMLGLGLGPLLAGFTSQLLPWPVHLAFIVHLLLLLVAAVAILAVGETVQRPASPRLGFQRPSVPAAVRGPFIPAAIAGLAGFSVTGLFTSLVPAIMRQVMGHDQGLMIGAVIFVLFLGSIVGQAWVRRIREAAQMSVGCCILILGVACLGMSIASAQLWLLVLGGALSGIGQGLTFRAGMGAVANAAPAGQKAGVTSALFIVYYVSMSLPVIAVGVSIPLFGLHHSAEFFSVLVALVAIVAMVSMNVARARASNA, encoded by the coding sequence GTGAATAAACAATCGAACGGCACCAGTTTCTGGCTGATCGCCTTGGCGTTCCTGATCACCATGGTGGGCACGACCCTGCCGACACCGCTTTATGCCCTGTATCAACAGCACCTGGGCTTCGGCCCGACCTGGGTGACGTTGATCTTCGCCATCTACGCTGCCGGGGTGATCCTTGCGTTGCTGGCGGTCGGCAGTTGGTCCGATCAACTGGGTCGGCGCCCGATGCTGCTGGCCGGCTTGGCGATGGGCGCTGTCAGCGCGGTGATCTTCCTGTGCACCGACTCCATCGGCGGACTGCTGGTGGCTCGACTCATCTCGGGCTTCTCGGCCGGGATCATGACCGGTACCGGCACCGTGGCGGTGATCGAAGCGGCGCCCAAGCGCTGGCAGGCCAACGCGACACTGGTGGCCACGGCCGCCAACATGCTCGGCCTGGGACTGGGGCCATTGCTGGCCGGCTTCACTTCGCAGTTGCTGCCGTGGCCCGTGCACCTGGCCTTCATCGTGCACCTGCTGCTGTTGCTGGTGGCCGCGGTGGCCATCCTGGCCGTCGGCGAGACGGTGCAGCGGCCCGCCAGCCCACGCCTGGGTTTTCAGCGTCCGAGCGTGCCTGCAGCGGTGCGCGGACCGTTCATTCCCGCAGCCATCGCCGGTCTTGCCGGCTTCAGCGTGACCGGGCTGTTCACCTCGCTGGTGCCGGCCATCATGCGTCAAGTGATGGGCCATGATCAGGGCCTGATGATCGGCGCCGTGATTTTTGTGCTGTTCCTGGGCTCGATCGTCGGCCAGGCCTGGGTCAGACGGATCCGCGAGGCCGCGCAGATGAGCGTCGGCTGCTGCATATTGATCCTTGGTGTGGCCTGTCTGGGCATGAGTATCGCCAGCGCGCAGCTGTGGCTACTGGTCCTGGGCGGCGCCCTCAGCGGGATCGGTCAGGGTCTCACGTTCCGTGCCGGCATGGGCGCAGTGGCCAATGCCGCACCCGCCGGACAGAAAGCCGGCGTCACCTCGGCGCTGTTCATCGTCTACTACGTGTCCATGTCGCTGCCGGTGATCGCGGTGGGCGTGAGCATTCCGCTGTTCGGCCTGCATCACTCCGCCGAGTTCTTCAGCGTACTGGTGGCGCTGGTGGCGATCGTGGCAATGGTCAGCATGAACGTCGCCCGCGCCCGGGCGTCCAATGCCTGA
- a CDS encoding DUF3253 domain-containing protein produces MIHPDDVIASRVLQLLEQRAIGASICPSEVARSLEQEEPAWRALMPEVRRVARALAAAQIIDLTQGDVRLDPDSEPEGPIRLRRGAHFKHP; encoded by the coding sequence ATGATCCATCCCGACGACGTCATCGCCAGCCGCGTCCTGCAGTTGCTCGAACAACGCGCTATCGGCGCCTCGATCTGCCCTTCGGAAGTGGCCCGCTCGCTGGAGCAGGAAGAGCCCGCGTGGCGTGCGCTGATGCCCGAAGTTCGTCGGGTGGCCAGGGCTCTCGCGGCTGCGCAGATCATCGACCTGACTCAGGGCGACGTGCGCCTGGACCCCGACAGCGAACCGGAAGGGCCGATCAGGCTGCGCCGGGGCGCTCACTTCAAGCACCCGTGA